The window TTTTTCATCAAGAATTTTCTTGGCAATGATTCCAAAATAATCCAGATCTGTCTTTTCAGCATTGGTAAATAACTGAAATCTGAACTTCCAGAAAGTAATGTCATTATTTCCGAAAAAGTCTTCCTTAGCTCTGAATTTATCTGAAATAAAAATGCTTTCCGGAAGAATACCGATTCTTTCTTTCAGGAATTTTAATTGTAAAGGAAGATAAAACTCCAGATTTTGTTTTTCTTCCGGTTTTAGATTATAACCAAACTTAATTTCGGTTTCAGCTCCGTCAACATTGGTTTTTATTGAAGGATAGCCAGTCGGTGAAATCAAAAACTCAGGATCCGAATCCAGATATCCTTTGAATGAGTTCATCTGAACCTGTGGGAGATTACCTTCCACAAAATTATTTACAGGGATATCAAAGTTTACGGTCCAGAAAGTATTGAAACTTACTGGTTCTTCAATATCGTGGTAGTTTCTTTTGGAAATATTGTCCGGATCAAAATGATCCGGAACAATAAAGAAATATTTTAATACTGTATTCTGAGCGGATGTTCCGTATCCCGTAAAAGTTTTATCGGGAAGCTGCATCCGGTATTGCAACTGTAGAGTGACGCTTTCGCCAGGTTTTAATACATTTTTCAGAGGAATAAAAAGATTTTCATCTGAGATTGTAGTAACAGGAATGACTTCATTTTCAGAATTCTTAACATTCAGTTCAAGAAGTTTTCCCAATTGATCACTTTTTGCAAAGTGCAAATCAGTATTTCTGTCTTCCAGTTTTCTGTAGACTAAAGAAGTTCCGCGTCTGTTGTAAGCGGAAACCCAATTCAGGAGTTTTATAGTCTGCAGGTCTTTTTCAGAATGATTGTAGTAAACAATTTCCTGACTGATTTCAAGGTTCTTTTTGTCAGGAGACAGTTTAGCTTCAATATAGATACTGTCTTTCTGTGCAGAAACCTGTGCGACTCCCCAGAACAAAATAAGGCAAATGCTGATCTTTTTCAAATATTCGTGATAAAGGTCAAATATAACTTATTTTGTATATACTTTATAGGATTTTAACCCTGAATTGCTTTTTTTTCCAAAGAATTAATATACGCGTTCCAACCCTCTGTCTTATAAGTAATCGCAGATGCTTCAGGATTATCAGATTTGTAGATTCCTCTTCCTACAATGATAAAATCTGTATGCAGCGTTTTGAAAACATGTTCCGGTGTATTGTACTGCTGCCCTTTACCATCTCCTGAATCTGCAAGATTTACCCCTGGAGTAAATAATAAAAGATCTTCCGGAATTTTGTTCTGAGATACACCACCTATTACATTGGGATGAGATAAAGCTACTTTTAAAGCTTCTTCACGATAGCTTGCAGAAGTCAGAGCTCCTTTAGAAGACATTCCTACAATAGCTACCACTCCTACATTATGAAAGCAGTCTAATGATTCAAAACCTCCGATAACCTGAGATGTTACGAAATCTGCCCAATTGGTAATTTTGAAAACTCCACTCGTGAACTGAAGCTCCTGCGTGTTCCCAATGTCAGCAAATTTTCTGTCCTCCATCAATAAAAACTGATGTTTTGCAGCGATGGCTTTTAAAGGAGTGATTGTTTTTTCGTAATCGAAATCAGAAATAATATCAATATGTGTTTTTAAAGCAATGATGTGAGGTCCCACTTTTTCAGCAAGCTCCAATAACTCCTGTGTAGTGATAACATCTGCAGAAGCAATAAGGTTAGATTTTTTTGCTAAAGCTGTTTCCAGTAATTTTTTTGAAACGGAATGTTGTGTAGTCTGAAGCTTCTGCTCATAAGAAGATCTGGTTTCCTCTTCAAACTGAATATGATTCCCCTGAAGGAAGTCCTGAATTCTTTTTACTTCTTCATCAGACAATTCACCAGTTTCCTGAAGAATATTACATACTTCTGAAATATTGAAAAGAGTGTGTACTCTATATCCTTTGCTTTCCAATAGTTGTTTTCCACCTTGCTCTCTGTCCAATACCACTACAATATCAGAAACTTTAAGATCTTCCTGTTCTATTTCGGGAATAGTTTCTAACAAAGATTTTCCTGATGTGATTACATCTTCTACCAAAAGACAGTTTTGTCCTTTCTGATAAATTCCTTCAATCAGTTTTTTTGTACCATAGCTTTTAGCCTCTTTTCTTTTAATAATTAATGGAATGTAGCTTTCCAGAGACATTGCAGTCGCCATAGGAAGAGCAGCATAAGGAACTCCACAGATTAAATCAAAATTATCCAATGGAAGCATTTCCAGTAAATAATTAGCAAGATTTTTCAAAATTTTAGGATCTGAAGCCAAAGGTCTTAAGTCTACATAAAAAGGACTTTCAATACCACTTTTTAAGGTAAACCTACCAAATTTGATGATGCCTAGTTTGTAGCACTCTAAGAAGAATTCTTTTTTACTTTCCATTATTTTTTATTAGATACTGCAAATTTAAGCAATTGAAATAAGGCTTAAAAATTTATCGTTCATTTGTAAATAAAAAACCACCCCGGATTGACCAGGATGGTGTGAAAAATATAATAAACTATTATTTTACGATTTCAGCATCAATCACTTGAGCGCCGCTGTATTTTTGTTCAGCTTCCCATAATAAAAACTTGTCAACCTCTTTGATGAGCTTAGGAATGGTAAGTGACAATACTGCCAGGTCATCCATGACTCCAAGTACTGGTATCACAAATTCAGGAAGCAGGTCAATAGGAGAGAGTACATATAAAATTCCCAGTAAAGGAAGAATAATGTCTATGGATCTCATCGGATAGACTCCTTTTCTCCACATTTTGACCATTCTGAAAATATCAGGGATCTTTTTTATAAAGCCCTTGTGACTGATGGCTTCTTTTGCAAGATTTAATTTTGAATATTTCATTTTGTGTTTGGATTTAATAAATTTTTCAACGCTATAAATTTCACAAATCCTGTACCAACAAATTATAAAATTTAGTTAAAATATTATTTGATAATATTGTCAATGAACTGATGCACAGTCTCTGTGTTCCAGTCTTTTGTAGCGTCCTCTTTAATAAGGATTCTTCCGTGCTTATCCAGTAGGAAAGTGGTGGGGAATACCTTGGGAAGAATTTTCTCAGAAATAGGGCTTTGAGCAATATAAACAGGAACAGTGTAGTTGTTTTCTTTCAAAAACTTTCTTACATCTTCTTCTTTGTCATTCATAGCAATCAATACAAAATCTACATGATCTTTTCTAGTATCATACAGTTTCTGAATAGAAGGCCATTCTTTTCTGCAAGGTGGGCACCAGGTTCCCCAGAAGTTCAGGAAAATACCTTTGTCCTTAAAATTTTTAAGATTGGTGCTTGGCGCATTGATTCCTTTAAGTTCTATATCGTAATCCTCTTCACTGATATGTACGGCATTTTCAATGGTTGCAACGGGAAAGAACGTATCCTTCAGGAAGTTTCTTATTCCCGGTACAAACGCAATAACACCAATGATGGCAATGATTACAAGATAAATGATGCTTTTTTTCATATCTCTTTTTTATAGAAGATCTAAAATTTCCTGAACAGCATCTTTTCCTCTGTTCTTAGCATAATATATCTGCAGATCATTGTAGAACATATCTTTTGGATACGTTTCAGGATCAGCTTTATATTTCATCAACAGCTCATATCCATATTTCGGACGTGGGCCCCATGAATTTTTTACATTCAGGTCTTTGTCAAGAATAAGTACCTTAGGAATAGATTCTGTACCATTAGTCAGAAACTGGTTGATTAAGCTCTTATCACTGTCTCTAAGAAAAACTTTTACTTCATTGTGTCCTTCAAAAAATCTGAAGACAGCCGGAACTGTTGCGCTTGCATCTCCGCACCATGCTTCAGAAATGATTAAAATCTTTCCGTCAAAGTTTTTTGTGGCTAGTTCTTTCAGCTGATCTTCATCCGGGACGTATTTTTTTACCGTTCGGTCCATTCTCTGAAGACCCAGCTCATAATATTGTTTATATTCAGCTTCCTGTTGGTTGGCAGGATTCTCTAATCTTTCTTTTGCAATCTGAAGGTATTCCTCAAAAGAAATTCCTTTATCCCAGTAATTTTTCATTACCAAAAATATTTATGTTAAAAATTATTGATATTTCTTGTTTTGTTGATCAGAAACAGGTCTGCCAATACAAATGCAGCAAGGCTTTCCACTACAGGAACCGCTCTTGGAACTACACAAGGATCGTGACGTCCTTTTCCTTCTACGATTACAGGATTTCCGTCTTTATCAATGCTGTCCTGAGGTCTTAGAATAGTGGCTACAGGTTTGAATGCTACCCGGAAATAGATATCCATTCCGTTGGAAATTCCACCCTGGATACCTCCTGAAAGGTTCGATTTTGTAGTGAAGTCTGTATTGAAAGCATCATTGTGCTCTTTTCCCGTCATTTTGGCACCGCAGAAGCCGCTTCCATATTCAAATCCTTTGCAGGCATTGATGTTCAGCATTGCTTTTGCCAGTTCAGCCTGAAGTTTTGAAAATATAGGTTCACCAATTCCTACGGGAACATTTTTAATCACACAGGTGATGGTTCCTCCAATAGTGTTACCTTCTTTTTTGATCTCCTTGATTCTTGAAATCATCTTTTCAGCAGTTTCAGCATCAGGACAACGGACATCATTGCTTTCTGTTTGGGAAAAATCTAATGCCTGGTACGGTTTTTCACAGAAAATATCACCCACGGAAGAAACGTAAGCATTGATCTCAATGTTTGGTAAAAGCTGCTTGGCAAGTGCACCAGCAACTACCCAGTTCATAGTTTCTCTTGCTGAAGATTTTCCGCCGCCGCGATGATCCCTGAAACCAAATTTCTGATCATAAGTAAAATCCGCATGACTTGGACGATAGGCCCCTGCAATATGATCATAATCTTTCGATTTCTGATTTTCGTTTTCAATGATAAAACCAATTGGGGTACCTGTTGTTTTTCCATCAAAGATTCCTGAAAGAAACTTTACTGTGTCACTTTCTTTTCTTTGAGTAACAATTGCTGACTGGCCAGGTTTTCTTCGGTTCAGTTCGTATTGAACCTTATCGAGATCTACCGTTAAACCTGCCGGAAAATTATTGATGATACCGCCATAAGCCACTCCGTGACTTTCTCCAAATGTTGTAAGACTAAGAAGATTACCTAATGTGTTGAACATAATACAAAATTACCTTTTTTTCTTCAGATAATAAAGTTTCTGGATTTGTTCTATTTATCACTGTTTTTGATATTATTGATAACCTTTTGGGCTTCCTTTTTTTCTTCTGAAGTCATTTTTTTCCAGATGAATCCTTTCTTGAGATCATTTTTGTCTAAAAGTTGAGGGAAAATACCCGCTTTTACATCATCAAAAATATAGAATGGGGTAACGGCAGGAAGAGGAGTGTCAAAACTGTAAGGGTAATTGCGAGAAACATTAAATTTTAAATTACCGATTTTAAATGTATTAAACTGATGGTATTCGTAAGTTGAAGGCTTATAAAGCTGCTCTTTTTGAAAACTTGTCATAAAACTTCCCACTCTGAAGCTCGGAATATATTTTTGAATCAATGCCGGAAAAAATAACATTGAAATAAAAAATAAGCTTAAAACCGAAAAGACAATAATGGATTTCTTGCGATTAAAATATTCTTGAAACAGAACAAAGAATATCACAAAAAAAACATCTATGAAAAATCTGTATTGAGCGGAAAAGGCAAGGATCGATATACTTTTTATCAGCAAAGAAATACAGATCAGGGTGATGAGTTTTTTCTTTTTTATCCAGGCAAATACAGAGAAAATAATTAGACTCAGGATAAAGAGGATATTGATTTTTGATTTAATTCCTTCAAGAAAGAACCAGTTTTTAATATGATCTGCCAGTGAAAATTTTTGAATTTCTTCATAGGTGTACTGCATATCATACGTCTTCATGACAGCAAATTGGGAGGAGGTTTTCAAAACTTCCGGATTGGGTTTCCAGAATACATCCAGATCACCTATTGCTATGGGGAAAATGGGAAAACCAAATGTCCATATATTTTTAATAAAAAAAAGGAAGAGAATCAGAATTCCTAAAAGCAATGGTTTGAAATTATTTTTGAAAATAAAAACAGAACTTGAGAATACTAATATGGGCAGCCATATCATCGTAGGTTTTATAGCAAAAACAAAAACAGAAAAGGCAAAAAGAAGGGTTGTATTTCTGTTTCCGGCTATCATTTCATTTAAGATGATCAATGAAAAAATAATAACAGGAAGATCCGGGCTTGGAGATTGTGAAAACAATAATAAAACCGGTAGAAAACAAAGGTGTATCCAGTTTTTTCTTTCGATGATATAAATGGTGTAAATAATCAGTAATACAACATTGATTCTTAAAAACGGATCAGAAAAATTGGAAAACCCAGCCTGAAAAATATGCCAGACAGACATTTGCCCCAGTGTGAGATCTACATTTGAAATTCCTTTTACCAATCCATATTCTGTAAGCCATTTCAGTGTGGGAATATAATACCCGAAATGATCTAATATATAAGGATAAAATGAACCTGCAAAAATAATAATAAGAGAGCCCGCGCTCAATAATGCAAAATCTTTCCTTGAAAACTGATAGAACTCCTGGTAGAGCCTGTTTTTAAAGAAAAATAATAATCCCAATAGTATTGACGCTGTTTCTACATAAATATTTAGAGGATAAAAAAAAGAAAGAACTGTCCATACCAGGCTTATTCCCAGAATTCCGGATAGAATTTTTCCTGAGATTCCCTGAAATAAAATCCCTGATACATTTTCAATGATTTTTCCCCAACCCATTAAAACAGGAATGATGAAAATTGAAGAAAACAGAATCAATAGCATAAAAAAAGATTGCTTAAAAATAAGCAATCTTTATATTTATTGTGAAAATATTTATTAACGTGGTTGTACCCTTCCGTCTTTTCTATCTTGTGATCTCCCAATGGTATACCCTGTAGCACCACCTACAACACCACCAATTACAGCTCCCAGTCCTCTGTTTTTCTTAGCAATCAGGGCTCCGGCAGCGGCTCCACCTACAGTACCAATTACAGTTCCTTTAGCAGCTTTACTCCATCCTTTTTTCTGAGTAGTTCCCTGTGAAGTTCCACTTCCGTTATTGGCATAACTTCCATTGCTGCTTCCTGATGAACCGGAATTTGAGTTTCTGTCTCTATATATTGTTCTTGTTTCTCTGATAACCTGTGGTCTTGAATTATTTTCAGCAGCAGCTCTTGCTTTTTTGGTTTCAGATATACTGTCTGCTTTTTTCTGGGCTTCATAGACCATTTTTTCTTTTTCAATCGCCAGCTTTTGTTTTTCTATTTCCAGTTGTCTGGCCTGAAATTCAAGTTTCTGTGCTTCCAGTGATTTCTCGGCAACGCTGTCGTCTTTCTTGCAGGCCGTCATCAAAAAGACGGATAAAAAACCTGCTAATACTATCTTTCTCATAATTCAAATTTTAATAAGGTAAAGCCAAAACGACTTTGATTTAAATATATTTTCAATTATGAAGCCAAAATTTAGTTAATGAGTGTTAAAATTGATCAGAGAAAAGTGAATTAATTTTAAATGCTGCTCACTTTTGTATTATTGATGGGGATTTTATGCGTTTGATATTGAAATTTGATTTTATGTTAAAATATTCTTTAGAAAGGAAAATTGATTCCTTAAGTAAATATATCATTAGTATTTCAAGTAGTTCCGGAATTTGTATTTGTAAATTTTAGTTCATTGATAGTTTTTACTCAATTCATATAAGTTGATTACTTTTGAGTACCAAATTACTTTTTAATATGAAAAAATCAATTTTTACAGTGTCAGCATGTATCGGACTGCTGGCTGTTGTAACATCATTTTCCTCTAATGAAATAGTAGAGAACAATAAAAACTGTTCAGAAATAGCTGATACCACACCAAAGACTCAGACTTATAAGATCCGTTATGGTCTTCTTTCAAAAAGCGGGGCAAAAATTCTTTCCGGAAATTATGATGTAGGAAGTTTTGTTGCAGAAAACATGGTTACCGGAGAAGTGTATGATACTTATTACAGTGGTGGGTTTCAGTCGGTACCACAATATTATAATGGTCTTCCAGCAGGAACTTATACTTTTTCTGCTATGCAGGGACAAGGTGGCTGGGTAGGTTATGGAACGGTAATTGCTACGGTTTCTGACGCACAGGTAGATTCTGATGGATATATTACGGTGTATATTCCGATCATTTGGGAGGAGTAGACTTGTAAGCAAAAAAACACCTAAATTTACCCTTCTTGAAAGCGAGGTTTTTTTTAATCATTAAGTAATTATTTGTATTTTTTATTTCGTTTTTATAGATTTTATATTAAATAAAATAAATAAATTACTATAATTGCATGAATTTATTCCATCTTTGATTTTTATAGAAAGTATTCATTCTCTGTTTTATTATATTCTTCTGCTAAAGAAATGTAATAATAGCAATTATGCTGAATGATTCTACGATATTCTGTTTGGATTTTTCTAAATAGATTTTTTTCATCATTTGTGTTTTTTAGGCCTCCATCAGGAGGCCGTTTCTATTTGTTCAGTTTTATGATTCTGCTCATATAATAAGTGAAAGGGAGATCGTATCTTTGGGTACAAGAACATTTTCATTCCATATTTTACCAAAAAGACTCTTCGTTTCGAGGAGTCTTTTGTTTTTATATATTATCTAGGGTGACTTTTATTTTACTGATTAACCGGTGCACCTTTTTAGTCTGATAACTAAGGAGGTCATAAATTTCCTGTGAATTGGTGAAAACCTCAGGAACAATCTGGTTATTGATAGATTTGATTCCCCGTCTCTTCATCGTCTCATGTATCACTCTGGCAAACGATTCTTTTGCGCTTAGCTTAGCTTTATCCTGGGAAATTCCATTGGAGTGCAGCCTGTATAAATATAAAGGTTCTCTGATGAATTTAGCTTCTCCCTGTTCTAATATTTTTAAATACAGATCCTGATCTACTGCATTTTTTAAATTCGGATTAATCCCTGTTGTTCTTGAATAGATTTCTTTTTTAAATGCAAAGAAATGTGCAAACTGAATTGGACAGTTGAAAAAATGACGGTTATTGTAAATCTGCTTGGTGCCGGCATATACTCTTTTATGAGTAAGGTTTTCATCACATAGCATCATTTGGGAATAAACGGCAGCAAGATCATCTCTGTCAACGAATTCCTGGGCTGTTTTTTCCAATGCTTCCGGATAAAGTGCATCATCAGGATCTAAATACGCGCACAAATCTCCCTGAGCATATTTCATACAGGCGGCTTTTGTAAAGCCACAACCTTTATTCATTGCATTATGATAGAGTTTGAAGCGGGGATCATTCTGGATAAGAGACTGTATAATCTCTACCGAATCATCTGTAGAGGCGTCGTCAACAATAATCACTTCCCAATTTTCGTAGGTTTGGCTGATTAATGACTCATAGCATTCCTTAAAATACTTTCCATTATTATAGTTTGCTATAAGTATAGAAAAATTTATCACGATTTTTTGAATTAATGAAGCGAAATTACAACATAATATATGTGAAAAACATAACCTCGATCATAATGTATTTGAAATTTTTTACTATATTTTAGAAATGTATAAGGTGAATTATATTTTAAATGCTGTTTGTCAGTGAACTGGCTTTGAAATATTTGATTAGGGCTGGAAAAATAGGGATTGAAATATTATTTGTTTATTGTCTTTTTTTGAGAAATATTGTCTGGTAGCTGGATAGCTTAGTATTTAAAAGAAATAATAATTTTATGATTGTACTCATAAAATAAAAAAAAAGACTGCTATATCTTTGGTTAAGAATTAATAGATAAAATAATTTTTATCTCTGATATAAAATTTTTTTTCATCATTTGTGTTTTTTGAGGCCTCCATTTTTGGGGGCTTTTTCATATAGTAAACCTCAAAATACTTTAAAGATCAAAGAGTATTCTGCCGTCAAATGGGACATCCCAAATGATAAATACTTTGTCGTTTGATTTTCGCAAGGGAGCTTGAATTATTTCATAGTCTCCTTTTTCAGTTAACCTTTCTACAATGAGATCAGAACCTTTACCTATTTCATTTACTTTGTACTCCAACTGATATTCTTTTTCATTGCTTTTTGTGAAATCTTTCTTACTAAAAATTCTTTGTGCCATGATGATTTAAATTTATTGGATTGATTTATATGAAGAATAAATTATGCCAATTTGATGTTTGATTTAGTTTTTTTTTGATAGCTGACTGAATATTTGAAAGTTTTTATTTTCCGAATGTGAATTTTATTTACCAAATTGTAAATTATTTTATTTTTAATATTTTTACCGGCATGTTATATTTATTTTAATTAATTATAAATAATTATGAAGTGGTTTTTAAAGCATCAATAAAATCGGGTTAAAATGCTAAAATTGTAAAATTGATACAGCCAGCGTAAATTGTTTTTTTTTCTCAAAATTGGCATTCTTGGCACGATTTTTCGATATAGAAATGTAACTCATGTTTAATTTGAGTTTTCATGGTTATTAGTTTTTATCCTCGGAATTTCCGAGGATTTTTTGTTTTTAATATGAAGCTGCTGATAAATGCAAATTGATTAATCCTTTATGTCTGAGTAAGATAGCTTACTATTCGCCTTTTTGCATTATTTATCAAACTCTTGTAAAATGAAGAGCTTGTTTTATAAATTAAAATAGGATGATTGTTTAAAAAGTGATCAATGAATGAAAAGTGATGATAACTGTTTATGGGTTTAAAATAAATATCCCTGCTCTTTGGCAGGGATATTTATTATGGTAAGTTGGATAAATTATCTAATTTGCTTTCTAGAGCAAGTATTTGTCCACTGTCATATTGGTCTTTTCTGTCGAGTAGATATCCTAAATAAATTATAATTGAATCAATATGCCTTCTTGAAATAAAAACATTGTCTTTTTGAATTTCTTCTTCTATTTCTTCTACGTATTCTATTTCTTCATCATCCGATCTGTCCTATATTTCTTTTTCGTATTGTATAGCATCCTGTATCAGATTTTTTTCTTCAGGAGTAAATTGTATCATCAGTATTTGATTTTAGTCTTACTAATATACAATTATTTTAAAGTCTTATTTAAAATTAAGTTGAGAGCTATTGTTTTTCTTCCGCTTCTTTAGCCCATTTTTTAACAGTGTTTTTTACTAGTCTGTAAAAAACATAAATAGTACAGAAGAAGATGAATAATAATACAATTGCTGAAATTATAATGTGTGTTGCTGATATTGATAAAAACATGGCGAAGTTCTTTATATAGTAGGATATTTTTCACAAATATAAAAATCTACATGTAATTACTCTATATATATGTAAAAAGAAAGAAGCAAATGATTGTATTTTTTGATTTTTTTTAGAAACAAAAAAACCTCTAAATAACTTAGAGGTTTTTTTTGAGGTACCTAGCGGATTCGAACCGCTGTAGATGGTGTTGCAGACCACTGCCTAGCCGCTCGGCCAAAGTACCATTTTTACCATTTTTGAGGTGTGCAAATATAGCAAAATTTCTTTATGAACAAAAGTTTTTAAGCAATTTCTTTATTCCCAAGAGCCTCGATTTCGCTTTTTGCTTGAATTTCAGCTTGATAATTTTTAATGTTAATAACTCTTGTTTCACTCCATTTATCATGCCAGCCATTTTCTCCCAAAAAAGAAAGGGCATCAAAAGGAACAATTCTGGAAATGTTTCTGATCAGATAATCATTGAAAGTAGGCTCAGTACCATCGATACAAATGACTTTACTTCCGGTAATATACTTACCAACGGATCTGCCTTTTGTAAAATATTCTATAAGAAAAGTGTATATAAAATAGATTAAAGAGGTTATCAGTATATCCAGAAATCTATTTACTTCTGACATTTTATAAGCAAGATTAATGAAAAAATCATTATTGGTAAGATTGAATATTAAGGCAGCAATAAATCCGAAAGTAAGAAAGGTAAGAGTAATGACAAGTCTGTCAATAATAAAATTAGCAAGTCTTACCCCCTTTTGGGCTCTGTTTCTGTCTACAACGACTAGATATTTTCTCATGTTTAAGGTTATTAGTTTTTTAATTTAGTTTTTATTTGAAGGTTAAAATCCGTTGACCAGTAATTTTAATGAAGCATTTGTATCAATCACGGCTGTAATTCCGGTATTGCTAAGTAGAATTTTGCTAGGTTTCAGATTGAAGACTTTCCCGTTCATCTTTAACCCTTTGTAATATTCTTTATTAAAAGCTTCTTCAATACTTTTTCTTGATGTTTCTTCCAGTTCCTGGGTTGGAATACCATATTCTTCTTCAATCATTTTTACAATTTTTCCCTGGAATAGGAGAGAAGCTGTTTTTTGAAGAATGTTGGTCGTTTTCAGTTTAAATTTGGTCTCAGATAAAACAATTTTTCTTTTTGCATCATCATACACCGGAATCCCGGAAATAATAGCGGTACCTTTTATATAACCATCGGTCTGAGCCTCAATCACCACTCTGTTATCAACGCCATATACTCTGATGTCTGTTACTTTCACTTTAGAATCGCGGATATCAAATTCTTTATTCAGAAATGTTTTTCTTGCCATATTGCTTGCCTCTGTAAAAGGGATATTGGCTGTAGTCTGTAAAATAAATTTATCCGCAACAGTAGGAGTGGAATTGAAATTGGCAACGCTGGTTACAGGTGAAGAAGCTACAGGTTTATTTCCTGTAAAAGTTTCGGAATAAATATCAACACCAAGCGTAGCATTGATCTGATTTCCATAAAATTTCAAAGGAGTAATATTCACTCCCACCGGGCTTACTTTCAGCCATGTATTATATTCTTCTGATATATTGAAAGGCTGCAGAAATGTATTCCAGGCCATTAAAGCATATTGCTGGAAATTCAGCTGTGTAGCCATTTGCTGATCTATCGTCTTACAGAATTTTTCCTGCTGCTCTTTTAAACTTTTTTCAACAATAGAGGTAATGGGAATCTGTATTCTTCCGTAATCGAGAACGGGTTTTGTTACCCATCTGAAGCCATTGGGTTGTGTATTGGTGGTAATGGTCCAGTTATTCTTAAAAGTAACTGTTGTGTTGAATGACATTACGGTTTCGAAAGTAGTATTCTGATAAGTATATACTCCCAAAGTTCCGATCCCTTTTTCTGCCCATATTTTTAAAGGAACTTCAATCAGTAAATTTTGACTGATTCCGCCAACAAGACGAATAGGTCTGGTTTTCCATACTTTTACTTTAAACTGATCATTATTATTGTCAGTATAAGAGTCATCCTGATAAACGAGGTCTTTCACAGAAGCATTGATCATATTGCTCAGTTCCGAAAGAGGAATCGTTACAGGCATTGTAATACTGGATTTTATCTTTGGGAAATTATAGGCCGCCAGCTGATTATCAACACTGGTTTGACCAAAAGCGCTGATACCTATTACTAAAAATAATATTTTAACGAATTTCAATTTGTATGTTTTTAATGAACGAAAATAAGAATTTTAATTTTCTGGTTTAAAGCTTTTTTCCAGCTCAATGCTGGCACCTGTCATTTCTCCCTGCATAGGCGGGGCAGTTTTGGTGATTTTTAATTTAATATAATCAATCTGTGGAAAGCTGTTGTGGATTGTTGAGATGATTCTTCCTGCAACATGTTCCAGTAATTTGGATTTTA of the Chryseobacterium viscerum genome contains:
- a CDS encoding glycosyltransferase family 2 protein, with translation MINFSILIANYNNGKYFKECYESLISQTYENWEVIIVDDASTDDSVEIIQSLIQNDPRFKLYHNAMNKGCGFTKAACMKYAQGDLCAYLDPDDALYPEALEKTAQEFVDRDDLAAVYSQMMLCDENLTHKRVYAGTKQIYNNRHFFNCPIQFAHFFAFKKEIYSRTTGINPNLKNAVDQDLYLKILEQGEAKFIREPLYLYRLHSNGISQDKAKLSAKESFARVIHETMKRRGIKSINNQIVPEVFTNSQEIYDLLSYQTKKVHRLISKIKVTLDNI
- a CDS encoding RDD family protein: MRKYLVVVDRNRAQKGVRLANFIIDRLVITLTFLTFGFIAALIFNLTNNDFFINLAYKMSEVNRFLDILITSLIYFIYTFLIEYFTKGRSVGKYITGSKVICIDGTEPTFNDYLIRNISRIVPFDALSFLGENGWHDKWSETRVINIKNYQAEIQAKSEIEALGNKEIA
- a CDS encoding DUF4403 family protein, with protein sequence MKFVKILFLVIGISAFGQTSVDNQLAAYNFPKIKSSITMPVTIPLSELSNMINASVKDLVYQDDSYTDNNNDQFKVKVWKTRPIRLVGGISQNLLIEVPLKIWAEKGIGTLGVYTYQNTTFETVMSFNTTVTFKNNWTITTNTQPNGFRWVTKPVLDYGRIQIPITSIVEKSLKEQQEKFCKTIDQQMATQLNFQQYALMAWNTFLQPFNISEEYNTWLKVSPVGVNITPLKFYGNQINATLGVDIYSETFTGNKPVASSPVTSVANFNSTPTVADKFILQTTANIPFTEASNMARKTFLNKEFDIRDSKVKVTDIRVYGVDNRVVIEAQTDGYIKGTAIISGIPVYDDAKRKIVLSETKFKLKTTNILQKTASLLFQGKIVKMIEEEYGIPTQELEETSRKSIEEAFNKEYYKGLKMNGKVFNLKPSKILLSNTGITAVIDTNASLKLLVNGF